Proteins encoded in a region of the Streptococcus sanguinis genome:
- a CDS encoding efflux RND transporter periplasmic adaptor subunit, whose amino-acid sequence MFRRKKMNRKTILLGSTVILACAGLGGYLYFRQINQEQAMKMVDKTIDSLTVQEAVNNSKKTSLVLSGEVVANNSSKVKIDPSKGEVKEVFVKNGDTVTQGQPLFSYVTEQQLTAQSAQYDAQSKANGITAAQNSAAIKWETYNRKLASLNALKDKYNSSQDESLLEQIKSAEDELAQALSDAKTADNEVTTAQIEAEKAQVTAQTESDRMKYDTVTADTAGTITSMNEDLPNQSKAKKEEENFIEIMDKSKTLVKGTVSEFDREKLSVGQKVEVVDRKDPKKRWSGTVTQVGSLTAENTSNNNGGNKQQENPNQGKYPYTVELDQGGEMPLVGSHSYVNIVENAPEAGKVVVNKAYTFSKNGKTYVWKVEGKTLKMHEVKTKKVSDRLVEITEGLTMQDTISTPRAGMEEGMEVGQHVKA is encoded by the coding sequence ATGTTTCGAAGAAAAAAAATGAATCGTAAGACCATTCTATTGGGCAGCACGGTCATTCTCGCTTGTGCTGGGCTGGGAGGCTATCTGTATTTTAGACAGATCAATCAAGAACAGGCCATGAAAATGGTAGATAAGACGATTGATTCGCTGACAGTCCAAGAAGCTGTCAACAACAGTAAAAAAACAAGCCTGGTTTTATCTGGGGAAGTAGTTGCCAACAATAGCAGTAAGGTCAAGATTGACCCTTCTAAGGGGGAAGTCAAGGAAGTATTTGTCAAAAATGGTGATACCGTTACACAAGGACAGCCGCTCTTTTCCTATGTGACAGAGCAGCAATTGACAGCCCAGTCGGCTCAATATGATGCTCAGTCCAAAGCTAATGGCATTACAGCTGCTCAAAACAGCGCTGCGATTAAATGGGAAACCTATAATCGCAAGCTGGCCAGTCTCAATGCTCTCAAAGACAAATACAATTCCAGTCAGGATGAGTCACTGCTAGAGCAGATTAAGTCTGCTGAAGACGAGCTGGCTCAAGCGCTGAGCGATGCCAAGACGGCGGATAATGAAGTAACGACAGCTCAGATCGAGGCTGAAAAGGCTCAGGTGACAGCTCAGACAGAATCAGACCGGATGAAGTATGATACTGTGACTGCCGATACAGCAGGAACAATTACCTCTATGAATGAAGATTTGCCCAATCAGTCCAAGGCTAAAAAGGAAGAAGAAAACTTTATTGAGATTATGGACAAGTCCAAAACTCTGGTTAAAGGAACTGTCAGTGAATTTGACCGTGAAAAGCTGAGTGTCGGTCAGAAAGTGGAAGTGGTGGATCGCAAGGATCCTAAGAAACGCTGGAGTGGTACGGTAACTCAGGTCGGCAGTCTGACAGCAGAAAATACTTCCAATAATAATGGTGGGAATAAGCAACAGGAAAATCCCAACCAAGGTAAGTATCCTTATACTGTTGAGCTGGATCAAGGTGGTGAAATGCCACTGGTGGGCTCTCATTCCTATGTCAACATCGTGGAAAATGCTCCTGAGGCCGGCAAGGTAGTAGTCAATAAGGCCTATACTTTCAGTAAAAACGGCAAGACCTATGTCTGGAAGGTAGAGGGTAAGACTCTGAAAATGCATGAAGTCAAGACCAAGAAAGTTTCTGACCGTTTGGTGGAGATTACAGAAGGTTTGACTATGCAAGATACCATTTCGACCCCAAGAGCAGGTATGGAAGAAGGGATGGAGGTAGGACAGCATGTTAAAGCTTAA
- a CDS encoding flavodoxin family protein, with translation MIYLVNASPNRNGNSFKLGHFFLRDRDYEALQLVDYHIEQYGQSAENDQFFQVYEQLSQADVLVFTSPIYWWSFSGLLKTLLDRVADVHEPQEALKGKKVFLLLQGSQPSKEIEMLDYVMSRFCQNCGLKYEGLAVTTHELKEIDGWELTSLKEKLDKVLSEG, from the coding sequence ATGATTTATTTGGTAAACGCCAGCCCAAATAGGAATGGCAATAGTTTTAAGCTGGGGCACTTTTTTCTGCGAGATAGAGATTATGAGGCTCTTCAATTAGTGGACTACCACATTGAGCAATATGGCCAGTCAGCAGAAAACGATCAGTTCTTTCAAGTCTATGAGCAGCTGAGCCAAGCCGATGTACTGGTGTTTACCAGTCCTATTTATTGGTGGTCTTTTTCGGGTCTGCTAAAAACTCTGTTGGACCGAGTAGCTGATGTGCATGAGCCGCAAGAAGCACTCAAGGGCAAAAAGGTGTTCCTGCTCTTGCAAGGTTCTCAGCCCAGCAAAGAAATTGAAATGCTGGACTACGTAATGAGCCGCTTTTGCCAGAACTGCGGACTCAAATATGAGGGGCTGGCAGTAACCACTCATGAACTGAAAGAAATCGACGGTTGGGAATTAACGTCCCTGAAAGAAAAATTAGATAAGGTTTTATCTGAAGGTTAA
- a CDS encoding ABC transporter ATP-binding protein — MLKLKDIHKSYQQGSQEFPILKGIDLHVKEGDFLAIMGPSGSGKSTLMNIIGCLDKASSGTYHIEGTDVSELSDNQLSDLRNQKIGFVFQNFNLMPKLTACQNVELPLTYMKIPKKERRERALEMLRLVGLEERSDFKPMELSGGQKQRVAIARALVTNPSFILGDEPTGALDTKTSVQIMDLFKQFNDEGKTIVIITHEPEVAQLCKQTVILRDGNIESKAIG, encoded by the coding sequence ATGTTAAAGCTTAAGGATATCCACAAATCTTATCAGCAGGGCAGTCAGGAATTCCCAATTTTAAAAGGAATTGATCTGCATGTGAAAGAGGGGGATTTTCTGGCTATCATGGGACCGTCTGGATCTGGCAAGTCCACTCTGATGAACATTATCGGCTGTCTGGATAAGGCAAGTTCAGGGACTTATCATATTGAAGGGACAGATGTGTCTGAGCTGTCTGACAATCAGCTGTCCGATTTGCGCAATCAGAAGATTGGCTTTGTTTTTCAAAATTTTAACCTTATGCCCAAGCTGACGGCCTGTCAAAATGTGGAACTGCCTCTGACTTACATGAAAATTCCTAAAAAAGAGAGACGGGAGCGGGCGCTGGAAATGCTGCGATTGGTCGGGCTGGAAGAAAGAAGTGATTTCAAGCCTATGGAGCTGTCCGGTGGTCAGAAACAGCGGGTAGCCATTGCACGAGCCTTGGTAACCAATCCCAGCTTCATCCTTGGGGACGAACCAACGGGGGCCCTGGATACCAAGACCAGTGTGCAGATTATGGATCTTTTCAAGCAGTTTAATGATGAGGGTAAGACCATTGTCATCATTACCCATGAGCCGGAAGTAGCCCAACTCTGCAAGCAGACGGTTATCCTGCGGGACGGTAATATAGAGAGCAAAGCGATAGGATAG
- a CDS encoding AI-2E family transporter, whose amino-acid sequence MEHKEKDFSLSWFFKWFLDNKAITVFLVTLLMGLNIFILSKISFIFSPVIEFLGVIMLPVILAGLLYYLLNPIVDWMEKHKINRLVAITIVFVLIAFLIIWGLAVAIPSLQHQVMAFVRNVPAYLKQADKFIDDVVTKYISADFKPQIEEYTSNLSSQITDWASNFSSRAVNWAGNLISTTSQIVVAIIIMPFILFYLLRDGKNLKGYVTQFLPTKFRASFGQVMTDINSQLANYVRGQVTVAIIVALMFIVFFKIIGLRYGVTLGVIAGVLNLVPYLGSFLAMLPALAIGLIAGGPVMLAKVIVVFIIEQTIEGRFVSPLVLGSQLSIHPITILFVLLTSGTMFGIWGVFLGIPAYASAKVAIAAIFKWYQKVSGLYEADFEQEGEISEQE is encoded by the coding sequence ATGGAGCACAAAGAAAAAGATTTTAGCCTATCTTGGTTTTTTAAATGGTTTTTGGATAACAAGGCCATTACAGTATTTCTAGTAACCCTTTTGATGGGACTGAATATTTTTATACTTAGTAAAATCAGTTTTATTTTTAGCCCAGTCATTGAATTTTTGGGAGTAATCATGTTGCCGGTTATTTTAGCTGGCCTGCTTTATTATCTGTTAAATCCCATCGTCGACTGGATGGAAAAGCACAAGATTAATCGACTGGTTGCTATTACCATTGTCTTTGTTTTAATTGCTTTTTTGATTATCTGGGGCTTGGCTGTTGCTATTCCTAGCTTGCAGCATCAGGTCATGGCTTTTGTCAGAAATGTTCCAGCTTATCTGAAGCAGGCTGACAAGTTTATCGACGATGTCGTGACTAAGTATATTTCGGCAGATTTCAAGCCGCAGATTGAGGAATACACTAGCAATCTGTCTAGCCAGATTACCGATTGGGCCAGCAATTTTTCATCGCGGGCAGTCAATTGGGCGGGGAACTTAATCAGTACAACTTCGCAGATTGTCGTGGCTATTATCATCATGCCATTTATCCTTTTTTACCTGCTGAGAGACGGGAAAAATCTGAAAGGCTATGTGACCCAGTTTCTGCCGACTAAATTCCGCGCTTCCTTTGGTCAAGTGATGACGGATATCAACAGCCAGCTGGCTAACTATGTGCGTGGTCAGGTGACGGTTGCTATCATTGTAGCTCTGATGTTTATCGTTTTCTTCAAGATTATTGGCCTTCGCTATGGTGTCACTCTTGGAGTAATTGCGGGCGTTCTCAATCTGGTACCTTATCTGGGCAGCTTTTTGGCCATGCTTCCGGCTCTGGCAATAGGTTTGATTGCTGGCGGTCCAGTGATGCTGGCTAAAGTCATTGTCGTTTTCATCATTGAGCAGACTATTGAGGGGCGTTTTGTTTCTCCTCTGGTCTTGGGCAGTCAGCTCAGCATTCATCCGATTACGATTTTATTCGTATTATTGACTTCCGGTACTATGTTTGGCATTTGGGGCGTTTTCCTGGGAATTCCTGCCTATGCTTCGGCCAAGGTAGCTATTGCAGCCATCTTTAAGTGGTATCAAAAAGTAAGTGGCCTTTATGAAGCCGATTTTGAACAAGAAGGAGAAATCAGTGAGCAAGAGTGA
- a CDS encoding HAMP domain-containing sensor histidine kinase yields the protein MKIVKKNFLLTSSIIFVVVTIVLASLYFAMPVYYQQVKSGEAQREFDQVSKQVKGKSSQQIGELLSDYSKKSNLIWFTLLAKDNTILYPSLEAGDESSLQLTIVPTIANSDYESKSLSESFRTSDGKEVVLRGEYSLQPVSDASRILLNLYPFVLLVSLSLGGLAAYLYSRTSSQRIKAISKSTRQMTSLAPDVTCQVKGRDEIAELAQDINHLYANLLTSIEALRLENEKVAESEREKAEFLRMTSHELKTPITSMMGMVDGMIYGVGEFKDRDKYLQKCREILEEQSELVQSILAISKLEMKTETEQEVFSLKQVLEENLSTYRVLADVRHYHFQVELAEAKVKGNRTYLLKAIKNLLDNAFHYTVEGGQILLSLEERKLVIENEAERVLNKDQIQQIFRPFYRPDYSRNRKDGGTGLGLFIVQQILDKHGLRYQFEAVDGRKMRFSISLPAVEK from the coding sequence GTGAAAATTGTCAAAAAGAACTTTCTCTTGACCTCGTCCATCATTTTCGTGGTGGTGACTATCGTTCTAGCAAGTCTTTACTTTGCCATGCCGGTGTATTATCAGCAGGTTAAGAGCGGAGAGGCTCAGCGGGAATTTGACCAAGTTTCCAAGCAAGTCAAGGGAAAGTCCAGTCAGCAAATCGGTGAGCTCTTGAGTGATTATAGTAAAAAGAGCAATCTGATTTGGTTTACCTTGTTGGCGAAAGACAATACTATTCTCTATCCCTCTCTTGAGGCAGGAGATGAAAGTTCTCTGCAGCTGACCATCGTTCCAACGATTGCCAACAGCGACTATGAGAGCAAGAGTTTATCAGAAAGTTTTCGAACTTCAGATGGTAAAGAAGTTGTCCTGAGAGGCGAATATTCCTTACAGCCGGTTTCTGATGCTAGTCGGATTTTGCTCAATCTCTATCCATTTGTCTTGCTTGTATCTCTAAGTTTGGGTGGTCTGGCTGCCTATCTCTATAGCCGGACTTCCAGTCAACGGATCAAAGCCATCTCTAAGAGTACCCGTCAAATGACGAGTCTGGCTCCAGATGTGACTTGTCAGGTCAAGGGGCGCGATGAGATTGCTGAACTGGCCCAAGACATCAATCATCTCTATGCTAATCTACTGACCAGTATCGAAGCTCTGCGCCTAGAAAATGAAAAGGTAGCAGAAAGCGAGCGGGAAAAAGCTGAGTTTTTGCGGATGACATCGCATGAGCTCAAGACACCCATTACCAGCATGATGGGGATGGTCGATGGCATGATCTATGGAGTAGGAGAGTTCAAGGATAGAGACAAGTATTTGCAGAAGTGCCGAGAAATCCTAGAGGAGCAGTCGGAGTTAGTCCAGTCTATCTTAGCCATTTCTAAACTGGAGATGAAGACCGAAACCGAACAGGAAGTCTTTTCACTCAAGCAGGTCTTGGAGGAAAATCTGAGCACCTATCGAGTTTTAGCAGATGTCAGACACTACCATTTTCAGGTTGAGCTGGCAGAAGCGAAGGTTAAGGGGAACCGCACCTATCTGCTCAAGGCTATCAAGAATCTTCTGGACAATGCCTTTCATTATACAGTAGAAGGTGGACAGATTCTACTTAGTCTGGAAGAGCGTAAGCTAGTCATCGAAAATGAAGCGGAACGCGTCTTAAACAAAGACCAAATTCAGCAGATTTTTCGGCCTTTCTACCGGCCAGACTACAGTCGCAATCGCAAGGATGGTGGGACTGGTCTGGGACTCTTTATCGTTCAGCAAATTTTGGACAAGCATGGTCTGCGTTACCAGTTTGAAGCCGTTGATGGGCGGAAGATGCGCTTTAGCATTTCTCTGCCAGCTGTCGAGAAATAG
- a CDS encoding tetratricopeptide repeat protein: MSKSEHMLAALQEQDLALADRYFEQALTTDSEEELLDLADYLESIGFFPQAKRIFEKLAPDYPASYISLAAIASDDGDLEQAFAYLEEIQPGSDWYVAALLAKADLYQLEGLPDVAREKLAQAAELTDEPLVTFGLAEIDFELGDFSQAIKEYAQLDNRTIFEQTGVSTYQRIGVCYASLGKFAVAIEFLEKAVELEYDDAAVYELATILADQEEYQKANLYFKQLDTLSPDFEGYEYGYALSLHAEHRTAEALTLAQQGLAKNPFETRLLLLASQLSYELHDEEAAEHYLLQAQEDADDLEEIALRLTTLYLEQERFEELLEFAEQEVDNALTRWNLARAYQALENLGKAEELYNQLAHELQDNPEFLEQYVYLLRELGRFEEAKRAAASYLRLVPDDASMQELYESL, encoded by the coding sequence GTGAGCAAGAGTGAGCATATGTTGGCAGCTTTACAGGAGCAGGACCTAGCTCTGGCTGACCGCTATTTCGAGCAAGCCCTGACTACAGACAGCGAAGAAGAATTATTGGATTTGGCCGATTACTTAGAGAGTATCGGCTTTTTCCCTCAGGCCAAGCGTATTTTTGAAAAGTTGGCTCCTGACTATCCAGCTTCTTATATCAGTCTGGCAGCTATTGCCAGTGACGATGGGGACTTGGAGCAGGCATTTGCCTATCTGGAGGAGATTCAGCCAGGCAGTGACTGGTATGTCGCTGCTCTCTTGGCTAAGGCTGACCTCTATCAGCTAGAGGGGCTGCCTGATGTCGCTCGTGAAAAACTGGCTCAGGCAGCGGAGCTGACTGATGAGCCTTTGGTAACCTTTGGTCTGGCTGAGATAGATTTTGAGCTGGGGGATTTTTCTCAGGCGATTAAGGAGTATGCCCAGCTAGACAATCGTACAATCTTTGAGCAGACAGGTGTCTCGACCTATCAGCGGATTGGAGTCTGCTATGCTAGTCTTGGGAAATTTGCAGTGGCCATTGAGTTTTTGGAGAAAGCTGTTGAGCTGGAATATGATGATGCTGCGGTTTATGAGCTGGCAACTATATTAGCGGACCAGGAAGAATACCAGAAGGCCAATCTTTATTTCAAGCAGCTGGATACTCTGTCGCCAGATTTTGAAGGCTACGAATATGGCTATGCCCTATCTCTTCATGCGGAGCATCGGACGGCTGAAGCCCTGACTCTTGCCCAGCAAGGCTTGGCTAAGAATCCTTTTGAGACTCGGCTCTTGCTCTTAGCCTCACAGCTTTCTTATGAACTTCATGATGAGGAAGCGGCTGAACATTATCTCTTGCAGGCTCAGGAAGATGCGGATGATTTGGAAGAGATTGCCTTGCGACTGACGACTCTTTATTTGGAGCAAGAGCGCTTTGAGGAGCTTTTAGAATTTGCAGAGCAAGAAGTTGATAATGCTTTGACCCGCTGGAATCTGGCGCGTGCTTATCAGGCCTTGGAAAATCTGGGAAAAGCAGAGGAACTCTATAACCAACTGGCTCATGAACTGCAAGATAATCCAGAGTTTCTGGAGCAGTATGTCTATCTTTTGCGTGAACTAGGCAGATTCGAAGAAGCTAAAAGGGCTGCTGCTTCTTACTTGAGACTAGTACCTGATGATGCTAGTATGCAGGAACTTTATGAAAGCTTATAA
- a CDS encoding ABC transporter permease produces the protein MEDIFVALNSILSHKMRSMLTMLGIIIGIGAIIAIFSIIEGNTENTKRQLIGGNNNTIKVVYDKKSAIDPTIPEKSQAQKPSYIPFMGEDVLSKIKEISGVKNALLTYGTDEKIYYLSQKSSGKIQAVSQTAADIKQQRLLEGEGFDSEAFKNQEQVTYLEKSLYDSLFPKGDGIGKYVEVLGNPFKVIGVFESTEQSGLTAGAEKVAYIPLQQWHRIFDTFNVSPEVTVQTHKADDLKKVAKKVSDYLNEQMPPSDYMFGVLNLQEFERQLDNLNKSNFVLLAGIASISLLVGGIGVMNIMLVSVTERTREIGIKKALGARRKIILKQFLIEAVILTLMGGIIGVVAGIASGFAITQSLAYPYILSLFSVFVSLLFCCIIGVVFGLLPAVKASKLDPIEALRFE, from the coding sequence ATGGAAGATATTTTTGTAGCTCTGAATTCAATCTTGTCGCATAAAATGCGCTCTATGCTGACCATGTTGGGGATTATCATCGGGATAGGCGCTATCATCGCTATCTTTTCCATCATTGAGGGAAATACGGAAAATACCAAGCGTCAGCTCATCGGCGGGAATAATAACACAATCAAGGTTGTATATGACAAGAAAAGTGCCATCGATCCAACCATTCCAGAGAAATCTCAAGCTCAGAAACCTTCTTATATTCCCTTTATGGGAGAGGATGTGTTGAGTAAGATTAAGGAAATCTCTGGGGTCAAGAATGCTCTGCTGACCTATGGTACAGATGAGAAGATTTACTACCTGAGCCAAAAGTCATCTGGGAAGATTCAGGCGGTTTCGCAGACAGCCGCTGACATCAAGCAGCAACGCCTGCTAGAAGGTGAAGGATTTGACTCAGAAGCCTTTAAAAATCAAGAGCAGGTGACCTATCTGGAAAAGTCCCTTTATGACAGTCTTTTTCCAAAGGGGGATGGTATCGGCAAGTATGTGGAAGTCTTGGGCAATCCCTTTAAGGTTATTGGCGTATTTGAGTCAACTGAACAGAGTGGCTTAACAGCTGGTGCGGAAAAGGTGGCCTATATTCCCCTGCAGCAGTGGCATCGGATTTTTGATACCTTTAATGTCAGTCCTGAAGTGACGGTCCAAACCCACAAGGCAGATGATTTGAAGAAGGTGGCCAAGAAAGTCAGCGATTATCTCAATGAGCAGATGCCACCATCAGACTATATGTTTGGTGTGCTCAACCTGCAGGAATTTGAACGGCAACTGGACAATCTCAACAAGTCTAACTTCGTCTTGCTAGCAGGTATTGCCAGCATCTCTCTCCTAGTCGGAGGTATCGGTGTTATGAATATCATGCTGGTTTCAGTGACAGAGCGGACTCGTGAAATCGGGATTAAAAAGGCTCTGGGAGCTAGACGGAAGATCATTCTCAAGCAGTTCCTGATTGAGGCAGTCATCCTGACCCTGATGGGAGGAATTATTGGCGTGGTGGCTGGTATCGCCTCGGGCTTTGCCATCACCCAGTCTCTAGCCTATCCGTATATTCTATCCCTCTTTTCTGTCTTTGTAAGTTTGCTCTTTTGTTGTATAATAGGAGTAGTATTTGGGCTCCTGCCAGCTGTGAAAGCATCCAAGCTGGATCCAATCGAAGCCCTGCGATTTGAATAG
- a CDS encoding lactonase family protein produces the protein MTQTVYFGTYTRRDSKGIYKADFNSNKETLENLTLVAEEPSPTYLAFDKAGHLYSVGAKDGQGGIAAFDQASQLLNHVVEEGAPLCYVAVDEERDLVYGANYHKGQVLVYKRLADGRLDLADSASHQGQGPHANQASAHVHYADLTPDQYLITCDLGTDEVTTYDVAEDGKITSLDTYKCAAGAGARHIVFHHHYKIAYLICELNSTIEVLIYDGVGHFEHLQTISTLPEDFEGANGTAAIRLSADGKFLYGSNRGHDSLAVYKILADGSLELIQIVPTNGQNPRDFNITPDQNHIIAVHQDSDNATIFKRDAESGKLTEISHDFYIPEAVCVTFK, from the coding sequence ATGACACAAACAGTTTACTTTGGAACCTATACTCGCAGAGATTCCAAGGGAATTTACAAGGCAGATTTTAATTCTAACAAGGAAACACTAGAAAACTTGACCTTGGTTGCTGAAGAGCCCAGTCCAACCTACCTAGCCTTTGACAAGGCTGGACATCTCTATTCTGTCGGAGCAAAGGACGGACAGGGGGGTATTGCAGCCTTTGACCAGGCAAGTCAGCTCCTCAACCATGTCGTTGAAGAAGGGGCTCCGCTTTGCTATGTCGCAGTCGACGAGGAACGTGACTTGGTATACGGTGCCAATTATCATAAAGGGCAAGTTCTGGTCTACAAACGCCTGGCTGATGGCAGACTTGACCTTGCTGACTCAGCTAGCCATCAAGGTCAAGGACCACACGCCAACCAAGCGTCTGCCCATGTCCACTACGCAGACCTTACACCAGATCAATACCTGATCACTTGCGACTTGGGAACTGATGAAGTAACCACTTATGATGTTGCTGAAGACGGAAAGATTACCTCTCTGGATACCTACAAGTGTGCCGCTGGAGCTGGTGCCCGCCATATCGTTTTCCACCATCATTATAAAATCGCCTATTTGATCTGTGAGCTTAATTCTACTATTGAAGTCCTAATTTACGATGGAGTCGGCCATTTTGAACACTTGCAAACTATCTCCACCTTACCAGAGGACTTTGAAGGCGCAAACGGAACAGCTGCTATCCGTCTGTCTGCTGATGGCAAGTTCCTCTACGGTTCCAACCGCGGTCATGACTCTCTTGCCGTTTACAAAATCTTAGCTGACGGCAGCTTGGAGTTAATCCAGATTGTACCTACCAATGGTCAAAATCCACGGGATTTCAACATCACACCGGATCAAAACCATATCATCGCTGTCCATCAAGACTCTGACAATGCAACCATCTTCAAACGCGATGCTGAAAGTGGAAAATTAACAGAAATCTCCCATGATTTCTATATTCCCGAAGCTGTTTGTGTGACCTTTAAATAA
- the budA gene encoding acetolactate decarboxylase — protein MAEPIKLFQYNTLGALMAGLYDGSMTVRELLQYGDLGLGTLDSIDGELIILDGKAYQAKGSGEVPEVVEVSPDMTVPYAAVVPHQAEVIFRQRFEMNDKELEKRIESYYDGENLFRSIKIHGDFARMHVRMIPKSTTERKFAEVAVNQPEYCKENITGTIVGIWTPEIFHGVSLAGYHLHFVSDDLTFGGHVMDFVIKEGVVELGAVDQLDQRFPVQDRKYLFAKFNMDEMKEDMEKSE, from the coding sequence ATGGCAGAACCAATCAAATTATTTCAATATAATACTTTGGGAGCTTTGATGGCTGGTCTTTACGATGGCAGTATGACTGTTAGAGAGCTGCTGCAGTATGGAGATTTGGGCTTGGGAACGCTGGACTCTATTGATGGTGAGCTCATTATTCTCGATGGTAAGGCTTATCAGGCAAAGGGATCTGGAGAGGTGCCAGAAGTGGTTGAAGTGTCGCCGGATATGACTGTGCCTTACGCAGCAGTTGTTCCCCATCAGGCGGAGGTCATTTTCCGTCAGCGCTTTGAGATGAACGACAAGGAGCTGGAAAAGCGGATTGAGTCTTACTATGATGGGGAAAATCTTTTCCGCTCTATCAAGATTCATGGTGATTTCGCCCGCATGCATGTTCGGATGATTCCCAAGTCTACAACGGAGCGGAAGTTTGCAGAAGTAGCGGTCAATCAGCCTGAGTACTGTAAGGAAAATATCACTGGAACCATCGTTGGTATCTGGACACCTGAGATTTTCCACGGGGTCAGTCTGGCAGGCTATCATCTGCATTTTGTATCGGATGATCTGACTTTTGGCGGACATGTTATGGATTTTGTTATCAAAGAAGGTGTCGTCGAGTTGGGGGCTGTAGACCAGCTGGATCAGCGTTTCCCAGTACAAGATCGCAAGTATCTCTTTGCCAAGTTTAACATGGATGAGATGAAAGAAGATATGGAAAAGTCGGAATAA
- a CDS encoding response regulator transcription factor, translating into MHKILVVEDDTTINQVICEFLKESQYEVRPVFDGGDALQAFEEEPFDLVILDMMLPTKSGLEVLKEIRKTSQIPVMILTALDDEYTQLVSFNHLISDYVTKPFSPLILVKRIENILRRNTVASEIAVGDLTVSIDDCTVYWQGEKMPLTKKEFEILQTLAKRKGHLVTRDQLMNTIWGYSELDSRVLDNHIKNIRKKIPGVPLKTITGMGYQLGGEDK; encoded by the coding sequence ATGCACAAGATTCTAGTGGTGGAAGATGATACGACGATTAATCAAGTGATTTGCGAGTTTTTAAAGGAAAGTCAGTATGAGGTGAGGCCAGTATTTGACGGAGGCGATGCCTTGCAGGCTTTTGAAGAAGAGCCCTTTGATCTAGTCATCTTAGATATGATGCTGCCGACCAAGAGTGGGCTGGAAGTGCTGAAGGAAATCCGCAAGACTTCTCAGATTCCGGTCATGATTTTGACAGCACTTGACGACGAGTATACCCAGCTGGTCAGCTTTAACCATCTCATCAGTGATTATGTAACCAAGCCTTTTTCACCGCTAATCTTGGTCAAACGGATTGAGAATATTCTGCGCAGAAATACGGTTGCTTCAGAGATTGCTGTTGGCGACCTGACGGTTTCTATTGATGACTGCACGGTTTACTGGCAGGGTGAGAAGATGCCTCTGACCAAGAAAGAATTTGAAATCTTGCAGACTCTGGCTAAGAGGAAGGGCCACTTGGTGACCCGTGATCAGCTGATGAATACCATTTGGGGCTACAGCGAGCTGGATAGCCGGGTGCTGGATAATCATATCAAGAACATCCGTAAAAAGATTCCTGGTGTGCCGCTGAAAACCATTACAGGTATGGGCTACCAGCTTGGAGGAGAAGACAAGTGA